Proteins co-encoded in one Podospora pseudoanserina strain CBS 124.78 chromosome 7 map unlocalized CBS124.78p_7, whole genome shotgun sequence genomic window:
- a CDS encoding uncharacterized protein (EggNog:ENOG503Q49T; COG:S), with translation MRPLPGDDAFGGRPRTSTMASGDSDTPAFLNMSSAAAAAAAPQMTYFFADEASIGDSSNARPPASFLHHHHHHHRSKDSKRFPSLDHPDHYSHHTPKQYPPRSSPAVQYEDRDVSGGRAISSNSNSKGKAVVAAADNTAVNSKPNESDDLATPMPVTSGNFPKLSSPHPPPPLSTTSNSRPTTPFLSAGPASTLGSISSRRNSLSLSSAPSVIGTDYDDRLYPDEDEQQLQETEIMESSGSVPQLVMPSIKMPSRRPFTEQGKQMGRLKVLIAGDSGVGKTSLIKAVVQSCESVVHVDSIVAGEGNGMLRSLPVGGRRGKGKGSGETREITEVWASTKPYPEWWSEVEAGGGGLGRRKSLGDEVLDRNICFVDTMGYGFGSSSMDTITPVTEYIQGHLQRISSGSLSDGDVLSMLGGEGGVQVDVVFYMVSNRLRPVDIHYLRQLSPLTNIIILLAQTDLMSADQVAASKEQIYSQLKEANIRLFSFNTTSFNSEKQGVYATSSANGSDHDNMDASLLMSPDYVQPLFPTELATLVEQVFNKDGISRLRHAAARKYIQWRKTQSPSSPSLSQRSLRMSNSFSQNSVSGSQMLNPLGSPPSYALARITDHTQREERLAQVRFANWAADLQKSIANERAQYLALARGDRALWLTERLNECIQEGSLVPVNSRQHTHRHRGRSGSDGLESQRYNNVRRQQQVRQVHRESSLRKEPEGKQQQQQQQNSNHDPLGLLEVAADLRRKGLVVLEVLGSIGVLGGVVVWVVDRWVHVQAIGWVLGEWERWWEGR, from the exons ATGCGTCCGCTCCCCGGTGATGACGCCTTTGGTGGGCGTCCTCGGACCTCGACCATGGCGAGCGGCGACAGCGACACACCCGCCTTTTTGAACAtgtcttctgctgctgccgctgctgctgctccgcAAATGACTTATTTCTTTGCTGATGAAGCTTCCATTGGGGATTCTTCGAACGCGAGACCACCTGCTTCgtttcttcatcatcatcatcatcatcacaggTCGAAGGATAGCAAGAGGTTCCCTTCGCTGGATCATCCTGATCATTATTCGCATCATACTCCCAAACAATATCCGCCACGCAGCTCACCAGCTGTTCAGTACGAAGACCGCGACGTCAGCGGCGGTAGAGCGATAAGCTCAAACTCAAACTCCAAAGGCAAAGctgtggtggctgctgctgataaCACTGCTGTCAATTCCAAACCTAATGAGAGTGATGACCTGGCCACGCCTATGCCAGTGACCTCGGGCAATTTCCCAAAGTTATCatcaccccatcctccaccgccgttATCGACTACTTCCAACTCCCGCCCTACCACCCCGTTTCTGTCCGCCGGTCCAGCTTCAACACTGGGAAGTATCTCTTCTCGACGAAACTCATTGTCCTTATCCTCCGCCCCGTCTGTTATCGGAACCGACTACGACGATCGTTTATACCccgacgaagacgagcaACAATTGCAAGAGACAGAAATCATGGAAAGCAGCGGGAGTGTGCCGCAGCTGGTTATGCCCAGTATCAAGATGCCTTCTCGACGGCCGTTTACCGAACAGGGGAAACAGATGGGTAGACTGAAGGTGTTGATTGCGGGGGATAGTGGTGTGGGAAAGACTAGTTTGATCAAGGCTGTGGTGCAGAGCTGTGAGAGTGTTGTGCATGTTGATTCGATTGTTGCTGGAGAAGGGAATGGGATGCTGAGGAGTTTGCCTGTGGGAGGcaggaggggaaaggggaaggggagtggggagacgagggagatTACCGAGGTTTGGGCTAGTACGAAGCCTTATCCTGAGTGGTGGAGTGAGGTAGaggcggggggtggtgggttggggaggaggaagagcttgggggatgaggtgcTGGATAGGAATATTTGTTTTGTTGATACGATGGGGTATGGGTTTGGGAGTTCG TCTATGGATACTATTACGCCGGTGACGGAGTATATTCAGGGTCATCTTCAGCGAATTAGTAGTGGTTCGTTgagtgatggggatgtgTTGAGCATgctgggtggtgaggggggtgtgCAGGTTGATGTGGTGTTTTATATGGTGTCGAACC GCCTCCGCCCTGTTGATATTCACTACTTACGACAGCTCTCACCCTTGACCAACATCATTATCCTGTTGGCGCAAACTGACCTTATGTCTGCGGACCAGGTTGCCGCAAGCAAGGAGCAAATCTACAGCCAGCTGAAAGAGGCCAATATCCGCCTCTTCTCTTTCAACACAACCTCTTTCAATTCCGAGAAGCAAGGGGTATACGCCACATCCAGTGCCAACGGCTCAGACCACGACAACATGGACGCAAGCCTGCTCATGTCACCCGACTACGTCCAACCACTCTTCCCAACTGAACTCGCCACCCTCGTCGAGCAAGTCTTCAACAAAGATGGCATCTCCCGCCTCCGTCACGCAGCCGCCCGTAAATACATCCAATGGCGAAAGACCCAGTCCCCAAGCTCACCATCGCTGTCACAGCGGTCCCTCCGCATGTCCAACTCTTTCAGCCAAAATTCTGTCTCTGGAAGCCAGATGCTCAACCCGCTTGGTAGCCCTCCATCGTACGCCCTAGCCAGAATCACAGACCACACCCAAAGAGAGGAACGCCTCGCCCAAGTCCGCTTTGCCAACTGGGCTGCTGACCTGCAGAAATCCATTGCCAACGAGAGGGCTCAGTATCTGGCCCTTGCCCGTGGTGACCGTGCCCTCTGGCtgacggaacggcttaatgAGTGTATCCAAGAGGGGAGTCTAGTCCCAGTGAATAGTAGACAGCAtacccaccgccaccgtggaaggagtgggagtgaTGGGTTAGAGTCACAGAGGTATAATAATGTGAGGAGACAGCAGCAAGTGAGGCAGGTGCATAGGGAGAGTAGTTTGAGGAAGGAACCAGAGGggaagcaacagcagcagcagcagcaaaactCGAATCATGAcccgttggggttgttggaagtGGCGGCTGacttgaggaggaaggggttggttgttttggaggtgttggggagtattggggttttgggcggggtggtggtttgggttgttgaTCGGTGGGTGCATGTGCAGGCTattgggtgggtgttgggtgagtgggagaggtggtgggaggggaggtga